One Parus major isolate Abel unplaced genomic scaffold, Parus_major1.1 Scaffold1051, whole genome shotgun sequence DNA window includes the following coding sequences:
- the LOC109022444 gene encoding serine/threonine-protein phosphatase 2A 65 kDa regulatory subunit A alpha isoform-like, whose product MAAADGDDSLYPIAVLIDELRNEDVQLRLNSIKKLSTIALALGVERTRSELLPFLTGTWRAPKIRGKVPKIRGKVPKIREI is encoded by the exons ATGGCGGCGGCGGACGGCGACGATTCGCTTTACCCCATCGCAGTGCTCATCGACGAGCTCCGCAACGAGGACGTGCAG TTGCGGCTCAACAGCATCAAGAAGCTGTCGACCATCGCGCTGGCGCTGGGCGTGGAGCGAACCCGCAGCGAGCTCCTCCCTTTCCTCACCGGTACCTGGAGGGCTCCCAAAATTCGGGGAAAGGTCCCCAAAATTCGGGGAAAAGTCCCCAAAATT